A window of the Tenebrio molitor chromosome 1, icTenMoli1.1, whole genome shotgun sequence genome harbors these coding sequences:
- the LOC138127239 gene encoding uncharacterized protein, whose protein sequence is MVCGFEFQSGRVTTPFLFRVGGRRKTSPALPTVTTTTTPYPSSRPTKIIRRKYPLQTSKPLESQESTTKAFRVTDNRYRFISRKPYFRTTTSKVDIESQDAADQDKESSNQQSLEENFEDGDTTELGDIAIALHEIQQAPVPTKTTTVKIPPQRIKSNRISTRSRSKYSTTSPLPLTTRKFILRKAKPQAFEKIKSSVVNTYRPLSEYDYYDDEQMSVLGTIPEHSKVLLHSNGVIECLDQGNFPHPVSCKKFISCAKMENGNVLGWEYTCPKNLSFDPIGGICNWSAGLGCNES, encoded by the exons ATGGTGTGTGGCTTTGAATTTCAGAGTGGTCGAGTAACAACCCCTTTTCTGTTCCGAGTGGGTGGCAGAAGAAAGACCTCACCAGCACTGCCTACAGTCACTACGACAACCACACCGTACCCCAGCTCCCGGCCGACTAAAATCATACGCAGAAAATACCCATTACAAACCTCTAAACCATTAGAAAGTCAAG AATCTACCACAAAAGCTTTCAGAGTGACGGACAATCGATACAGATTCATCTCAAGAAAACCCTATTTCCGCACCACCACCTCAAAAGTCGACATCGAATCGCAAGACGCTGCCGATCAAGATAAAGAGTCGAGTAACCAACAATCTCTCGAAGAAAATTTCGAAGATGGCGACACTACAGAACTTGGTGATATTGCGATTGCTTTACATGAGATACAGCAGGCTCCCGTGCCCACAAAAACCACAACTGTGAAAATTCCGCCGCAGAGAATTAAATCTAATCGAA tTTCGACGAGGAGTCGCTCCAAATATTCCACGACTTCGCCTCTACCATTGACAACAAGAAAGTTTATTCTCCGTAAGGCGAAACCACaagcttttgaaaaaatcaagtcGTCGGTTGTTAACACGTACCGTCCTTTGAGCGAATATGACTACTACGATGATGAACAGATGAGCGTTCTCGGGACAATTCCCGAACACAGCAAAGTTCTGCTGCACAGCAACGGTGTGATCGAATGTCTAGATCAAGGGAACTTCCCCCATCCAGTTTCTTGtaagaaatttatttcttgTGCCAAAATGGAGAACGGTAACGTACTAGGGTGGGAGTATACTTGTCCAAAAAATTTAAGCTTCGACCCAATCGGAGGAATTTGCAATTGGTCTGCAGGTTTGGGATGTAATGAATCATAA
- the Rtc1 gene encoding probable RNA 3'-terminal phosphate cyclase-like protein codes for MTTATHKGNVLCYKGSNFFRQRMVLSVLSGKPIRVTHIRALDDEPGLREFEVSLIRLFDKITNGSVIELNETGTAFYFQPGLLHGGTVNHECSTQRGVGYYLEALLMLGLFCKQPINATLHGVTNNNIDPSVDLIKTSMLSTLKKFILDDEDLNIRITKRGMLPLGGGEVIFKCPVRKQLRPIQVLESGMVKRIRGTAFALRVSPAMANRIVDKAKGVLLNFLPDVYINTDQCRGKQSGKSPGFGIHLYAETTSGVIYSSEQVSNVVSNGEDPSIPEDVGEAAAQRLLHEIYLGGVTDSSCQALVILCMALGQQDVSKFVIGPLSEYAIGFLRHLKEFFGATFKLEHHEPDEENSGTGSQKVVLTCVGIGYKNINKRTV; via the exons atgaccacAGCAACACATAAAGGAAATGTTTTATGTTACAAAGGCAGCAACTTTTTTCGACAAAGAATGGTGCTGTCTGTCTTAAGTGGTAAACCCATCCGCGTAACACACATTCGTGCCTTGGATGATGAACCGGGATTAAGAGAATTCGAAGTCAGTTTGATTCGactttttgataaaattaccAATGGTTCAGTTATTGAACTGAACGAAACAGGAACAGCTTTCTATTTCCAACCGGGATTACTTCATGGAGGTACAGTCAACCATGAATGTTCAACTCAGCGAGGAGTTG GTTACTACCTGGAGGCACTACTTATGTTGGGCTTATTTTGTAAACAACCAATAAATGCTACACTGCATGGtgtaacaaataataatatcgACCCTTCagttgatttaataaaaacttcaatgTTAAGTACcctaaaaaaattcattttggatGATGAAGATCTTAATATAAGAATTACGAAAAGAG GTATGTTACCTCTTGGTGGTGGTGAGGTGATATTTAAATGTCCCGTTCGTAAACAGCTCCGGCCGATTCAAGTACTAGAAAGTGGCATGGTTAAACGTATTAGAGGAACAGCATTCGCCTTGAGAGTTTCTCCAGCCATGGCAAACAGAATAGTTGACAAAGCAAAAGGAGTACTACTTAATTTTCTACCTGATGTTTATATCAACACAGATCAGTGTAGAGGAAAGCAATCTGGCAAAAGTCCAGGATTTGGAATTCACCTGTATGCAGAAACAACAAGCGGCGTTATTTACTCGTCAGAACAAGTGTCCAATGTTGTTTCAAATGGTGAAGATCCTTCCATCCCTGAAGATGTGGGAGAAGCTGCTGCCCAAAGGTTGCTCCATGAAATTTATTTGGGAGGCGTCACAGATTCATCTTGTCAGGCCCTTGTTATTTTATGTATGGCATTAGGCCAACAGgatgtttcaaaatttgttattggTCCGCTATCAGAATACGCAATAGGATTTCTAAGGCatttgaaagaattttttggagctACGTTTAAATTGGAACATCATGAACCGGACGAGGAAAACTCTGGAACTGGATCTCAGAAAGTAGTGTTAACTTGTGTAGGAATtggatataaaaatataaataaaagaacTGTTTAG